The Psychrobacter arenosus region TTTCTCGTCAGCCAGTTCTCGCTCTAGACGTTTGATGGTTTGCGCAGGGGTTTCTTTATTTGGCATTTTTAAACTCTCAGGCGGTCGTGTCCAGTCTAATGTACCATATTTACGCAGCCAAACTAACACCGTACTACGACCTTGAATGCCATAGTGCTGTTGCGCCTGCTTATAGGTCATGTCGCCTTTTTCGACACGGTCCACCACCGCTAATTTAAAGCCTAGGGTGTAATCTCTTTGCGTGCGCTTAACCTTTACTGTCTCTACCTTGTCCATAATAAGCTTCCTTTTCGTAAACTTATTTCAGGACGGGACACGTCCTATAAAAAAGCCCTCTCATATTGAAAGGGCTTTTTTTATCGCTTTAATTTGACTTTAACACTACTTCCATCACTATAAGCTACCGTTATTCATCATTGGCAGACTGAGTGATTTTCTTCACATCTTTAGGTACAGTTTTTGCGGTACCATCTACTGTGGTAGTTTGCTTAAAGACATTACCGAAGGGGTTGCCAGCGTTGTTCGGACCACTGCCGCCCATACCGCCGAACGGGTTTTGACCCCCGAAAGGATTGCCGCCAGGACCCCCCATTCCGCCCATGCCGCCAGCGCCGCCGAATGGATTTTGTCCGCCCATTTGCTTCGCCATCATTTCCATCATTTTTTGCTGATTGTTCATGACGTAGTTGTTGGCCAAGTCTTTTAGCTTTCTCTGCACCGGCGGTAGGATAACCAATAGCGCCAACACATCACTGATTAACCCGGGGATTAATAGCAGCAAGCCGGCGACGGCCATGGCCACACTTTTAATCATCGTGTTTTCAGGAGGACGCATACCAGGGTTCATCATGCCCCCAGCTTTCATTTGCTGCGCCATAGGGTTCAGCGTCGCTAGGCCTTTGCGAATTAAGGTAATACCAATGACCGCTGCAATGATAAACCAAAAGAATACTAGCCAGCCGCTCATAAATTGGGCAAGCAAGTACCACAGCAACATCTCAATGATAAACCATACGATGGCGATGCCAACAATCTGACCCATAATGCGTCGTCCTACAATAAAGAATTAATTAAAAAAAGAATGAGAATAAAAGCAGCCATAGTATCTGCGTAGCGGCTAATATTTGCTTCGTTAATAAGGTATATGGGGATGGCCTGCTATACTATCAAATCCAATTGGCTTTTTTAAGCGAAACTCTAAGATAAATACTAACCCGCTATCCTGATAAATTGACGTCGATTTTCAGAAACTCCTCTGATTAATCAATATATTAATTATTCATTTTGTAAGATTTACAGGGGTGGTATCTGCTAAATTCAATGCAGTCGGTTTTTGCAATTTTTTTAGTCGTAGAGGCTTTATGTTAGCTTAGCTTCAACTTCGCTATTACGACATCTGCGCATTTTTTACACTTATTCTTATCTTTATTAACCACAGGTTTTGGGCACTATGGCAATTATTATCGGTATCGATCCTGGCTCTCGTATGACGGGGTACGGTATCATCCGGCAAACGGGCGACAAACTTACCTATCTGGACGCCGGGACTATTCGTACGGAAACCAAAGAGATGCCTGAACGTCTTAAACGTATTTTTCAGGGGGTCACGCGCATCACTGAACACTACTTAAAATATTTGGATGAGCCGATCTATGGGGCCGTAGAGCAAGTCTTTATGGCCGAAAACCCAGATTCAGCGCTTAAATTGGGTCAAGCTCGCGGTGCCGCTATTGCGGGTCTGGTAGCGTTAGATGTAGAAGTGGCTGAATACACCGCCAGACAAATCAAACAGGCGGTCTGTGGCTACGGGGCAGCAGATAAAGACCAGGTGCAAGAGATGGTCTGTCGTTTGCTAAAACTAGAGGTGACTCCGCAACAAGATGCGGCTGATGGACTCGCCTGCGCCATTTGCCACGCCCACTCGAGCCATTCGATGAATAAGCTGCTGCTGAATTCTGCCCTGCAGGGTCGCGGGGCGGCTTCTAAGAAAAAAGGCCGCTGGCGTCTGACAGAAGAAGATGTCGCTAAAATGCGCTGATAAATGACAGTCATTAACCTGTACATTAATCTTAAGTACTCTTTAAAACCAAATTAAAACCAAAAAGCAGAACCCTCATGGCTCTGCTTTTTTTATGCTAATGGGTCCGAGACTACTTATTTAACCATTTGGCTTTCTACTACCATATCTAACACATAAGCATACTGCTTGCCTTTGACATCGCTTGGGTCAACTGTGTAGCGCTTTAGACGCAGTACTTGGTCTTGGTTAGCATTATGAGTGAAGCCTTCGATTTCGCCGGCAAATAACGTCCATTTGCCTTCGTCAGTTTTCACCCCTTGCTCACTATAAGTAATTGGCTTAACTTTTAAACATTCTTTGGTCGTACCATCGGGGCAAGGCTCGGCTTTATGATCCACCGCCCAAAAGATAGTCTCCCCTTTTTGCTTATACTTGGCTTCAGCATTCATCTTACCTTGCCATACTAGCGTGGCCTTCTTAGCACTGCTGCTGTCTATTAAGGTTAATACTGGCGCAGCACCGTCTTTATAGCTAAGCTGACTGTCGCCCTGCATTACGCTATTTAGCAGCTTTTCAGCAGCATCTAAATCCTGACAAAACATTTGCGTGCTCATGACATTACCTACCGTCATCACATTGCTCGCCAACTCATAGCTGCCGCCCATACGATTACAGCCCACGCCAAAGCCTACGGTATTGCCGCCATTCTGCTGAGCGAAGTTAAGGGTCACTTGGTCTTTTACTGCGGTCAAAGGCGCTAGCGGTTGATTGTTGCCATCCACAGCGCTAATGAGGGTCCAATCGTAGCTCGCAAGCGTCTTGCTATCGATGACAGCT contains the following coding sequences:
- a CDS encoding META domain-containing protein, encoding MSIQPFANKKLLLSSAIMAGLLTIVGCQNTTPISGGTTETVVKDKGMTDANSADSKAVIDSKTLASYDWTLISAVDGNNQPLAPLTAVKDQVTLNFAQQNGGNTVGFGVGCNRMGGSYELASNVMTVGNVMSTQMFCQDLDAAEKLLNSVMQGDSQLSYKDGAAPVLTLIDSSSAKKATLVWQGKMNAEAKYKQKGETIFWAVDHKAEPCPDGTTKECLKVKPITYSEQGVKTDEGKWTLFAGEIEGFTHNANQDQVLRLKRYTVDPSDVKGKQYAYVLDMVVESQMVK
- a CDS encoding FxsA family protein produces the protein MGQIVGIAIVWFIIEMLLWYLLAQFMSGWLVFFWFIIAAVIGITLIRKGLATLNPMAQQMKAGGMMNPGMRPPENTMIKSVAMAVAGLLLLIPGLISDVLALLVILPPVQRKLKDLANNYVMNNQQKMMEMMAKQMGGQNPFGGAGGMGGMGGPGGNPFGGQNPFGGMGGSGPNNAGNPFGNVFKQTTTVDGTAKTVPKDVKKITQSANDE
- the ruvC gene encoding crossover junction endodeoxyribonuclease RuvC, whose translation is MAIIIGIDPGSRMTGYGIIRQTGDKLTYLDAGTIRTETKEMPERLKRIFQGVTRITEHYLKYLDEPIYGAVEQVFMAENPDSALKLGQARGAAIAGLVALDVEVAEYTARQIKQAVCGYGAADKDQVQEMVCRLLKLEVTPQQDAADGLACAICHAHSSHSMNKLLLNSALQGRGAASKKKGRWRLTEEDVAKMR